CGCGACGACCGCCTTGGACAGCGGCAGCACGATCCTGAGCAGGATGCCGTAGGTGCTCAGGCCGTCGATCTGCGCGGCCTCCTCCAGCTCGCTCGGCAGGCTCTCGAAGAAGGCCTTCATCACCAGCAGGTTGAAGACGCTGATCGCGTTGGGCAGCGCGATGGCCCAGACGCTGTTCTTCAGCCCGAGCTCGGTGACCAGGATGTAGTTGGGGATGAGGCCGCCGGTGAAGAACATCGTGAACACGGCGACGCCGACGAGCACTCCGCGTCCCCTGAGGTTCTTCTTGGACAGCACGTAGGCGTAACAGGTCGTGAGGACCATGGCCACGGCGGTCGACACGAGCGTGTAGAAGACGGTGTTGCCGTAGTTGCGCCAGAACATCGAGTCCTGGAACACGATCTTGTAGGTGGTGAGGTTGAACCCCTTGGGCCACAGGGTGACTTCACCGGCCCGGATCTGGCGTTCCCCGCTGAACGACCGGGCGACGATGTTGACGAAGGGGTACAGGGTGACGACCACGACGAGGGTGAGGATCACCCCGTTGACGCCCTGGAAGACCCGGTAGGAACGGCTCGGCTTCACCACAGGCTGGTCCCCACTGTGCGGCGCGAGAGGGTGTTGGCGGACGTGATCAGGACCAGGCCGATGACCGCCTCGAACAGCCCGATGGCGGCCGCGTAGCTGAAGCTGTTGGACTCGACACCCGTGCGGTACACGTACGTCGAGATCACGTCGGCGGTCGGATAGGTCAGCGGGTTGTACAGCAGCAGGACCTTCTCGAAGCCGACCGCCATGAAGGTGCCGATGTTGAGGATCAGCAGCGTGATCATGGTGGGGCGGATGCCGGGCAGGGTGACGTGCCAGATCTGCTGCCAGCGGTTGGCGCCGTCGATGCGCGCGGCCTCGTACAGGTCCTCGTCGATGGTGGTGAGCGCGGCGAGGTAGAGGATCGTGCCCCAGCCGGCGGTCTGCCAGATCTCGGAGCCGACGTAGATCGTGCGGAACCAGCCGGGTTCCTGGATGAAGCGGACCTCGTCGTGGCCGAGCCAGCCGAGGGCGTGGTTGACGGGGCCGTCGGTGGCGAGCATCTGGAGGGTGAGGCCCGCGACGATCACGATCGACAGGAAGTGCGGGAGGTACGACACCGACTGGACGAACCGTTTCAGCGAACGTCGGCGGACCTCGTTCAGCAGGAGGGCGAGGACGATCGGGATCGGGAAGCAGAACACGAGGGTGAGTCCGCCGAGCCACAGGGTGTTGCGGAACACCTGCCAGAAGGTCGGGTCGCTGAGGAACATGCGCACATAGCGCAGGCCCACCCAGTCCTCGCCGAACATCGAACCGCCGGGCTCGAAGCGCCGGAAGGCGATCACGTTGCCGATCATCGGCAGATAGCGGAAGACCAGGAAGAACAGCAGTGGCAGAACGGCCAGCGAGTACAGCTGCCAGTCCCGGCGCAGGCTTCGGCGCCAGCCGCCGCGCGGCGCCGGCCGGAGCGTCGGGGTCGGTGGGTCCTCGACGCTGGGGGGCGGAGCGGCCGACTTGGTGGAGGTGCTCACGCTCGGTCCTCTCAGGCGGGGGGCGGAACCGAAACTTTCGAGCTCTTACCGGTAACTTCGCGGCAACTTAGAGCCACGGAGAAAGCGCTGTCAATGGGTCAGGCAGGAGATACCTGGGACAGGAGTGGGGTAGGAACGGGGAGACCAAGTCCCGGCGCCCTCCGCAAGTTTCACTGCTTTGACCGACTCATGCGAGGTGTCCTGTGCCTGCGTTCGACCTGCCGCCGAAGGAGCTGGAGCGCTACCGCCCGGATGTCCGGGAACCCCCGGATTTCGACGAGTTCTGGCGTGACACCCTGAAGGAGGCGGCGGACCCGGACGTGTTGGTGTCGGTGCGCCCGGTCCAGAGCGGGCTACGGCTCACGGACACCTGGGACGTGACCTTCCGCGGCTTCGCCGGTGATCCGGTCCGTGCCTGGTACAGCAGACCGGCGGGAGTGCGCCCGGCGCTGCCCGCGGTGGTCGAGTACGCCGGTTACGGCCGTGGCCGCGGCCTCCCGCACGAGCGGCTGACCTGGGTGAACGCCGGGTACGCGCACCTGCTGATGGACAACCGCGGCCAGGGCGACCAGTACGGCAACGGCGGCGCGACCCCCGACCCGCACGCCTCGGCACCGGGCGGACCGGGCCCGGCGGCCCGGGGGCTGCTCGACCCGCGCGACTACCACTACCGGCGCCTGATCACGGACGCGGTGCGCGCGGTGACGGCGGTGCGGGCCCTGCCGGGTGTGGACGGGGGACGGGTCGCGACCGTCGGCAACAGCCAGGGCGGCGGGCTGGCGCTGGCCGTCGCGGGACTGGTACCGGACCTGGCGGCGGTCCTGGTCACCGCGCCGTTCCTGTGCGGCATCCGGCGCGCACTGGACCTCACCGACGCGAGCCCGTACGGCGAGATCAGCGCCTACCTGTCCGTGCACCGGGGCAAGGAGGAGGCCGCGTACCGCACGCTCTCGTACGTGGAGGGCATCTCCTTCGCCCACCGCGCCGCCGCCCCGGCCCACTTCGGGGTGGGCCTGCGCGACACGGTGTGCCCGCCGAGCGGGGCGTACGCGGCCTTCCACCACTACGGCGAACAGACCGGCGCGGACCCCCGCAAGGAGATCCACGCCTATCCGTACAACGGCCACGAGGGCGGCGACGCGGTGCACGTACGACGCCAACTCGACTGGCTGGCCGAGGTGTTCGACGTCAGTCAGTGGCCAGGGTGAACACGTGCAGGTCGGTGTTGTCCGGCAGCCGCACGCTCGCGATCCTCTTGCCGTCCGGTGCGGTGAACGGCTTCGTGGCGAAGACGTACGTCGCCACCGGGTCCCGGTCCGCGCCCGCCACGTTGCGATAGGCGGCGCGGGCGACGACCTCGTTGCCGTACTGAACGGTGCCGCCCCCTCCCCCGACGGTCCAGTCGGTGAAGGCGAGCTCGACCGTGCCGGTGCTGCCGTCGGTGTAGGTGACGGTGGCCTCGGTGCGCTGGTCGCCGTTCACCGCACTGCCGACGAAGGACAACCGGCTTGCAGGGTTGGTCAGTTGGATGGTCTGACCGGAGCCCGTGGCGTTGTCGGGCCGCCCGTCCGGTGAGTTCGGCCAGGTGAAGCTCAGGCCGGCGACCGTGCCCTGCGCGCCCGGGGTGAGTCCGGCCGCCTCCAGGGCCTGGCGGGAGTAGCTCCAGCCGCCGCCGTCGTAGTCGGCCTCGTCGTGGTCGCCGGAGTCGTCGGAGATCCCGGTGTTGTCGTAGGCGGCGAGGAGGGTGCCGGGCGCGGCGACCGTGAGGGACACGGGCTGTTCGTAGGAGGTGCCGTCCGAACTCACCGTGATCCTGGCGTCGTAGAAGCCCTGCGGGGAGCCCTCGTCGGCACTGAGGGAGATCTCCTGGGAGCCGTCGACGACCGTGCCCTCGGCGGGAGTTGCCTTGATGCCCTCGGGTGCCTCCACCTGGAAGCGGACCGCGGGGCCCGTGCCGTCGCCGCTCAGCGAGAGCGCGCGGACCCCGACCTTCGTGCTGCCGCCCGGCGGGATCGTCGCCGTGGTCGGGCCGACGCCGATCTGGTACGGCTGCTCGCCCTCCCGGAAGGACGGCGGGACCGACGAGGCGCCCCAGGCCGGGTCGGGTGTGCCGGAGAGGGTGAAGTCGAGCCGGCCGCCGTCCCGGACGAAGGAGGCCGGGAGCCAAGGGGCGTCGCTGGTACGGTCGTTGACCCTCAGCGAGTGGACGTACGGGGAGTCGGCGGCCGCGCCCTCGGCGCGGACGGAGATGTGGTTGCCGGTGGGCCGGGTGATCTCGATGAGTGGGAACAGCGGTGAGGCCAGGACCAGTTCGGACCTCGACGGCACCTGGGGATACATGCCGAGCGCGGAGAAGACGTACCAGGAGGACATCGCGCCGAGGTCGTCGTTGCCCGGGATGCCGCCCGGTCGGGTCGACCAGAGCTGCCGCATGGCGGCCCGGACGGTCTCCTGGGTCCTGTAGGGGGCGCCGGCGTAGGCGTACAGGTAGGGGACGTTGATCGACGGCTCGTTGTCCAGCTCGGACTTCTCGCCGCCGTTGCCGGTGAAGGCCCAGTCGCCCTTGTCGTCGTGGAAGAAGGCGTCCAGGCGGGCCAGGGCCTTGTCGCGGCCACCCATCGCGGCGAACAGGCCCGCGGGGTCGTGCTGGACCATCCAGGTGTACTGGGCCGCCGTACCCTCGACGAAGCCGTTGCCGGTGGCCGGGGTGAAGCCGGTGACCCAGCTGCCGTCCGCCTTGCGGTTGGCGATGTAGCCGCCGCTCGGGTCGGCGGCGATGTTGAAGGTGTTCTGCCAGTACTGGGAGCGCCGGGCGAAGGCCGCCGCCGTGCTCTTCTCCCCGGCCGCGCGGGCCAGCCGGGAGAGCGCGAAGTCGGCGCCGGACATCTCCAGGGT
Above is a window of Streptomyces griseorubiginosus DNA encoding:
- a CDS encoding ABC transporter permease codes for the protein MSTSTKSAAPPPSVEDPPTPTLRPAPRGGWRRSLRRDWQLYSLAVLPLLFFLVFRYLPMIGNVIAFRRFEPGGSMFGEDWVGLRYVRMFLSDPTFWQVFRNTLWLGGLTLVFCFPIPIVLALLLNEVRRRSLKRFVQSVSYLPHFLSIVIVAGLTLQMLATDGPVNHALGWLGHDEVRFIQEPGWFRTIYVGSEIWQTAGWGTILYLAALTTIDEDLYEAARIDGANRWQQIWHVTLPGIRPTMITLLILNIGTFMAVGFEKVLLLYNPLTYPTADVISTYVYRTGVESNSFSYAAAIGLFEAVIGLVLITSANTLSRRTVGTSLW
- a CDS encoding carbohydrate ABC transporter permease → MVKPSRSYRVFQGVNGVILTLVVVVTLYPFVNIVARSFSGERQIRAGEVTLWPKGFNLTTYKIVFQDSMFWRNYGNTVFYTLVSTAVAMVLTTCYAYVLSKKNLRGRGVLVGVAVFTMFFTGGLIPNYILVTELGLKNSVWAIALPNAISVFNLLVMKAFFESLPSELEEAAQIDGLSTYGILLRIVLPLSKAVVATMVLFYTVSFWNSWFGAFLYMDRSDLMPVTVYLRNLIAGATGGGNAGATTAELSQVGASIQAVTIVLTALPIISVYPFVQRYFVSGVMLGAVKG
- a CDS encoding acetylxylan esterase, with the translated sequence MPAFDLPPKELERYRPDVREPPDFDEFWRDTLKEAADPDVLVSVRPVQSGLRLTDTWDVTFRGFAGDPVRAWYSRPAGVRPALPAVVEYAGYGRGRGLPHERLTWVNAGYAHLLMDNRGQGDQYGNGGATPDPHASAPGGPGPAARGLLDPRDYHYRRLITDAVRAVTAVRALPGVDGGRVATVGNSQGGGLALAVAGLVPDLAAVLVTAPFLCGIRRALDLTDASPYGEISAYLSVHRGKEEAAYRTLSYVEGISFAHRAAAPAHFGVGLRDTVCPPSGAYAAFHHYGEQTGADPRKEIHAYPYNGHEGGDAVHVRRQLDWLAEVFDVSQWPG
- a CDS encoding GH92 family glycosyl hydrolase, translated to MRFRPTSLLLATVLAVTGATPALSAPPGLVDDPTAYVDPLIGTANGGNVFPGAVTPFGMFSFSPENTRGDATRTAAPGGYLYDATRIRGFSLTHMSGTGCAGGSGDIPLLPFAGEVTSSPASDTKDAVYAADFSHADETAEPGHYKVGLASGVTADLTATARTGSARFTYPADKPASLLFRTANSEVGSTDSTVEIDPATRTVSGSVTSGNFCGYLDPEGQRAYYTLHFTAHFDQPFVATGTWQDEKLSPGSLTASGGTGGFSQGGRPVVGKGAGGYVRFAPGTEQVGVRIGISYVSRAGAEANLAAENPPRRSFDSVRDAAARAWRDRLRAIRVGGGTDDERTTFYTALYHALLHPNVISDADGAYRGSDDKVHRVARGHRAQYGTFSGWDVYRGQVQLLTLLDPRTGSDVAQSLYELARQNGGLWDRWLHGASGTHVMNGDPSPIALAGIHAFGGTDFDLRGALDSLVKAATVPTEQDLSSAGKPVLSVGQRPSLDKYLKLHYMPSVSNAWGGAAETLEMSGADFALSRLARAAGEKSTAAAFARRSQYWQNTFNIAADPSGGYIANRKADGSWVTGFTPATGNGFVEGTAAQYTWMVQHDPAGLFAAMGGRDKALARLDAFFHDDKGDWAFTGNGGEKSELDNEPSINVPYLYAYAGAPYRTQETVRAAMRQLWSTRPGGIPGNDDLGAMSSWYVFSALGMYPQVPSRSELVLASPLFPLIEITRPTGNHISVRAEGAAADSPYVHSLRVNDRTSDAPWLPASFVRDGGRLDFTLSGTPDPAWGASSVPPSFREGEQPYQIGVGPTTATIPPGGSTKVGVRALSLSGDGTGPAVRFQVEAPEGIKATPAEGTVVDGSQEISLSADEGSPQGFYDARITVSSDGTSYEQPVSLTVAAPGTLLAAYDNTGISDDSGDHDEADYDGGGWSYSRQALEAAGLTPGAQGTVAGLSFTWPNSPDGRPDNATGSGQTIQLTNPASRLSFVGSAVNGDQRTEATVTYTDGSTGTVELAFTDWTVGGGGGTVQYGNEVVARAAYRNVAGADRDPVATYVFATKPFTAPDGKRIASVRLPDNTDLHVFTLATD